In the genome of Vanessa cardui chromosome 18, ilVanCard2.1, whole genome shotgun sequence, the window TTATCTAATAGGTGAATTTCATATATAAGTATGCTACTAAACAAATAGCGACATATTCACATTGAAAGTAACATACATATGTgataatttagatttttgtatactatgaaatatatacccttttgtaatttatttattataactaaccAAAAAAACATTGGTCTAAAGttttgtattcaatatatatatttatatttctattattttctttaaaaataaatacgattatACATAGCTAAGTATATGTGCATTAaactgttaatttttatattattattgcttgATGTGAtagcattataatttttttttatttaataattgtattcttATTCTGAAAAgagtttacttttttattaattttttttttaaatttcgaataagtAGTTATATGGAATCGAATAAGGAGGtatatggttttaaaatatttgcgtACTATACTTTTACAGAGATGTCAGCCGGGTTAGAAATGACTCTGTTTGTTCGAGTGTTAGCCAGGTCGCGACACAACCAGCACCTCCAGGATCACCGCTTAAAGAGAagcaaaataataagtaattcataaattatatctttactaataaaattatatgaatttatccATATAGATTTATCTAtagcaaatataaaaatctGCCACCTTATGGTAATTAGTCAACACTGCTTTAGTTAtttgctgtaaaaaatattaaccatttcttacattgctAATGCGCTTCCAACCTTGGAAGTTAAGCTGTTATGTCCCTCGAGCATGAAATtatactggctcaatcacccttgtAACTCACAACAGTACTAATAACAGCAGTTAGCGGTAGGATATCGAATGAGTGGCttgtaaaaacattttgataCTTCATTTCAAGTGTTATTGTACGCAGGGCGAAACGACAGGAAACTAGTCGCCGCATGACAACGATGAGGCGGAGACGGGAAAACGTTAAGCGAGATGCCCTGACAATGTACGACCTCATCTTCTACAACCCTACATCTAACCCTATAGTGTGagtattaaacattaatatttatttataaaaatattaaatattagcacTGTAGTGTAGTTGATTTTAAATTGTCAACTTAACTGGCTGGATTTTTTTCTCTGTCATCATTCCCTTATCCTAaactttctttttcttcttttccCTATGCCTCTCCTCTATATAGCTCTCTTTCTCTCATTTCTCTCTCCTGTCTCCCCTCAATAGCCCTCTCTCGTTCTTTCTCTCCCCTATGTCTCCTCTCTTGTTCTCTCTCTTCCCGCCCCCTCTCGATCTCCTACCTCCCCCTTTTCCCTCTATATTTCTCTTTATCTCCTTTCTATCCAACCCCTCTATCGCTCTCTCTCCCTGTCCATCCACTCTTACGCTCTCTCTATTCCTCTCTTTTTCTCAAACTGtacattgttattaaattaaaatccaattaaaaacaatccaatccaatttgtaagtggtagtgccacactgcatacctctcggttgcagtcgaatgggccggcacgcccggggaagtaccactctctcacttaaaatcggcgtgaagtggtagctatgctaccgcgtttcgtccggtaagtgagagttccggaggcccgatccctctcccccccaaaacatggttgtgcagaatttggtgacattaccccaggagggtaccatcagcgactgcgatggagaatccctctctgggcatccatgctcaggacgtacaccgcctgagcagggatgcccaggctgccctccgaattctggggggggcaattttgcgctcgccactgttcggggcaagcggagcaggcatcataaggcaacccctaccacactcgctgtggacttctgcaacataaggggactcaactccaacttgaatgccgttcactttcaccttgagacggcgaagccggccttgctctttcttaccgagacccagatatcttctcctgccgatacgtcttttctctcttaccccgggtacaaattggagcatacttttgtgccacgagctggggtgtgcgtttacgtcagagatgatatctgctctcgacgcctcggcagccttgaagggcaggacctatcaattatctggctgcgcgtagactgcgacgaccatccgcgaatctacgcgtgcctttataggtcccatagcggtaatgccgaaaccgaccgactggttgagcacgtccaattggctacagattccgtgctgcagcagactccatccgcagagatcattattctgggcgatttcaatgctcatcatacagagtggcttggatcacgcaccactgatcatgcgggtagatctgttctcgacttcgctttggcttatgatttgacacaactggtcacctcgccaacgcgaataccggacgtggaggatcatacaccttccctgttggaccttctgctgacttcgcatccggacggctataagattgtcgtcgatccccctctgggctcgtcggaccactgtctcgtccggagtacagtgccagttgcacggtactcacgacctcgtttcgcgggctgtcgtcgcgtgtggcactacaagtcagcagattgggatgggatgcggtccttctttgcatcttacccatgggggcgagtttgtttctcgatggatgatccgagcgttgttgctgactctgtcgccgatgtggtgcttcagggtatggaacttttcattccatattctgcggtgcccattggtggcaagtcccagccctggtttggtcgcctctgtaagacggcttcacgccgaaaatgggaacgctaccaagactgggctaacgcatcggcgtctcgtgatacaaacaccagcacattcagaaaggaatataactctgcctccaggtccttcaaaaacgtgatagctgaggcgaagtcgaagtacattggcagaattggcgagagactggtgcgcttcccatcaggaacacgtgcgttctggtctctcgctaaggctgtcctagggaatttctgtcagccttcttttccgtctttgcacagggacggtgagtcattggcccataccgcgaaggagaaggccgatcttttagggtctctcttcgcgtcgaactcgactctggatgaccaaggaaagtcacctccatcaatcccgcgatgtgatacgacgatgccggaggttaaatttcggcaaagtgcagttcggaaagcacttctttccttggacattcacaagtcgagtggacccgatggcatccctccaatcgtgctacggacatgtgctcccgagttggcaccggtcttaacgcgtcttttccggcaatcctacgcattaggcgtcgtcccgaactcctggaagactgctttggtgcatccgatccctaaaaaaggcaaccgctcagatccgtccaattataggcctatagccatcacctccttgctctccaagataatggagtcccttattaactgccagctcctgcggtacctagaggagaatcagctgattagtgatcgccagtacggtttccgtcggggtcgctcagccggtgatcttctagtttaccttactcacaggtgggctgaagcagttgagagcaagggggaggcattagcagccagcttggacatagcgaaggccttcgatcgcgtatggcacaaagcgcttctttcgaagcttccttcttatgggcttcccgggaaattatgcaattggattaccagctttttggcagatcggagcatcaaggtcgttgtcgacggtgcatgctctgacttaaaattcgtcaatgctggtgttccacaaggctgcgtcctatcacccactctgtttcttctgcatatcaatgatttgttgcaaatcgggaacattcattgctatgcagacgacagtaccgttgacaccttatacaccggccgcgctaatatttctcgggaaaacgtcgaagaaaaccggaacaaacttgtgtctgaaatcgagtcttcgttaaacgaagtctcgaactggggccggctaaatttagtccatttcaaccccaaaaagacgcaagtttgcgcgttaaccgctaaaaaaacaccatttgtcgtatctccacgatttgagaacatcccgatagccgctacaggtagtatcggaatacttggcgttgatatttcgagcctcgttcagtgccgcggtcaattggaaggcaaagccaaattggcttcaaagaagctcggtgtgctcagcaaggcgagacagtacttcacgtcggcccatcgcctaaaactttacaaggcgcaaattcggcctcacatggagtactgctctcacctctgggcgggtgctccccagtaccagctccttccatttgaccgcatccaacgtagagcggctcgaattatcgacgatcaagccctttccgatctccttgatcctttggctttgcgtagagatgttggatcactctgcatcttctaccgaatttttcacggggaatgttccgaggaattgttcggattaatcccggctgctgaatttcaccttcggacatctcgtcaaaattctaagtttcacccgcaccatcttgatgtccgaaaatccacaacagcgcgatttcttagacattttctgcctcgcacaaccactctgtggaaccagctgtcgccggcggtttttccgaaccgatacgacatgggaaccttcaagaaaagagcctactcctttctcaaaggccggcaacgcacctgcaagccccctggtgttgcagatgtccatgggcggtggtagtcactttccatcaggtgagcctcctgctcgtttgccaactattccataaaaaaaaaaaaaaaaaaaaaaaaaaataacttccaCATTTATAGGCCAGATGAAGacgaaataaatatcaaagagGCAAATGTGAAAGAAGAAATGGAAAGGACGAAAAAGACTGAAACTGTTGAACCAGAGCCGCAGAAAGACCAGGCAGCACCTGTACCTCAAATTAAACTTGGCCCTAAGGGTGAAATCATACTCGATGAAGAGAGCTTGGTAATTAATAATACTgatgtttttaatgttatttcaatatggcgtcaaaaaaaatgtttgattttaaaagttcaataatataattcatcaaaaatataGCGATATAGTTtggtaaacattaaaaaaaaaaacattccataCGTGAAATAAAGTTTGAAACACTAACATAAAATATGCATGCTACAATCTCAAGTGCTGATTACATGCCTTTCGAGCTAACAAGGAGTTTGATACTACAATACTTAAcctatattgatatatttaaccTTAACTTCATGGGCAAACAACATTGGCCTATATGTTTGTCAACAACTTACAACATATAACTCTACCTGTAACTTATAAGCATTCAAGATAATcagaaatataatttctaatgtCCATTAATATATTGAGCGAGTCACATCTCTCTTCACTCTGCGTTGACTTACCTCACTCTACTCTGCCTCACTTTACTCTACCTCACTCTACTCTACCTCACTCTACTCTACCTCACTCTACTCTACCTCACTCTACTCTACCTCACTCTACTCTACCTCTCTCTACTCTACCTCACTCTACGCTACCTCACTCTACTCTACCTCACTCTACTCTGCCTCACTCTACTCTGCCTCACTCTACTCTACCTCACTCTAATCTACCTCACTCTAATCTACCTCACTCTAATCTACCTCACTCTAATCTACCTCACTCTAATCTACCTCACTCTAATCTACCTCACTCTACTCTGCCTCACTCTACTCTACCTCACTCTACTCTACCTCACTCTACTCTACTCTCCTCAATGAAGTGTCATGGTCTAGCAGGCTCTGAACAGCAACGTATGTACTTGGAACAAATCTCGCCTCCTTTCGAGAAtatttggagtttattccatgCAGATCTTATATCTTCTAACATGCAGATGTCGACACTATGATCTTCGCAACTGTGTACGAGGTTTATTGGAAAACATAAATTATGCACACGGTAACTTGTGATCACCTTAGGTCTATGGTCTAAGATCTATGCCTTAAACAAATCAGCTATCtaagctttataaaaataaatgacattatCTCCCTAGGTTATCAATCAAACAAATAGTGGACGAGCGGTTTCATCGGTCGTCCACGAAGGCGCCTGGGGCAGCAGTAATGGCTACAAGTACAAGCGCGGTCCAAGAACTGCGGAATGGAGTGCCGCTGAAACTGTTCGCTTTTACCGAGCGCTGGCGGCTATAGGCACCGATTTCACACTGATGGCACCACTGTTCCCCGATCGAACAAGGAAGGAACTAAAATTAAAGGTAGGTCAACATGCccgatttttattattatattgcttGTCTATATTCTGTCTGGTATGAAgaataattgtaatgtattttttatctataaaaaatcgCTTTGATTTATACTACAATATCAACATTGACATTCCACTTTTCCTTCTCTGCCTTTGAGAAGAATGTTTTGTGGCATATTCCAAAAAGAATTTTGAGAATTACAGCAGAGGCTCAAATGCGGTTGGGTGGTTTCACTGTGGcaaatgtggcaaaatttcgttaTAATAAGACacattttaaacaaatgaagcacatgaaaatttaatttatttatttatttatttataaggtttgCTAGCGATTTTTACATCTTTTCATACTTAACTAGTTAcatcttaaattataatcatgctCAGCGTatgtaaaatcatataaaagcaaacactacatgcatttaaaattccattctttaaaaatattagttacgaTAAAAAGTCTAAAAGCgagttaataacaataatttacaacaaaaaaaaaacgcaaatttatacatattaatataaatatagctttcaatcattaacaaatttaaattacatttcaattcaaatattaattatttcatacattttaaaattaataaattaatggtacttacctgggtttgaacccgcaattatcggttaagatgtccacgttctaatcactgggccatctctaatCTCGATCTTTAACAGAttgatgtgtattttttaaatttatagtttaaaaaagaaGAGAAGCTAAACGGCGCGCAAGTAGACTTGTAAGAGTTCTAAACACTAGATCATCTTGATGtttgattaaaacatttaaggttattttttttttaaatttatagtttaaaaaagaaGAGAAGTTAAATGGCGCGCAAGTAGACAAGGCACTGCGCGCGAAAGTGCCGTGGGACGTGATGAAGCTCAAGGACGAGTTCAGGGAGGAGCGCGTGGCGGCCGTCGCGCGCGCCGAGCGCGAGCGCGAGCGCGTGCTGGCCGGCAAGCGCGCCGAGCGACAGCGCGTGCGCGCCGCGCGCGAGCTGCGCGTGCGACAGAGTAAGCCCCACGCGTGCTCTGCTTTGAATGCCGAACTTTGGCGAAGTTGTGCGAAAATAGTGTAGTGTAGTCCCAGAGTGTAGCGTTAGCAAAACAGTTCTGACCAATGTTTATCCAATTCGGAAAAATACGTCATATAGTTTTAGCAGGTCTGTGTAGGTACGTtagattgtttgtatgtatgtatgtatgtgccTCACTTTTTGTTCTTGATGGTTCAAATCATCGAGTCGAGTTAAgtgatttgttttctttttcaaaaaaaaactcAGCAAGAGagaattagtaaatatatttgtttgtgtacTCATTCGGCCTCTATTACGAGTAGCCGTCCgccgaaatcggtcaggaggACATCATCATACATACCTATGACTTATACGAGGACCAACCAAATATGTGATATATACCAATCTACGTAGTATAGTATACTACGTAGATCAGTTAAGTTATAAGTGAAAGTTCGGATTTTCAATCATCAGAATTCATAATCATTtctaaatatcataattatttattgattctgaatttattattgaaacattataaatgtacgataaataaatttgtttttcaagGTAAAGGAGCGAAGGCTTTGGAATCGACAATGCTGCCGGGTATCACCGGACGTCACAACCACGCCATCACAGCTGAAGATATAATCGAACGAGCGAAATGTACTCCACTAAAACGGAAATCAAATGCACCGGATACAGATGAGACACCTTCAAAATTGAATCTTGCTACGTTAACTCCTCTGAGCAAAGCGAACAAGACCATTCCCACGGAAAACGAAAATATGGCGACGATATCCAAATTAAACACACCCAACTTGCAAGTGAAGACACCGGAGATTATAAACGGTGTACCGCAGTTGATACCATCGAATATTGAAAATGGTTCGTTAGTGGTGTTAACGGTTAACGACCCTACATCATCAGCTAAGAAGATGTTCCAGACGTACATTGCCCACGGCTCCGGACAGCTGACCCCGATCGCTCTGCCATCTACGCTGTTGAATTCCGTCGTCGGTTATATGGCCAAAAATACATCCTTGTCATCGCCCCAAATATTGTCACCCAGCAGTGTTGCAAGTCACGATAGCCGGACTAGTAATACGCCCAGTGGTATTACAGTGTTGCCAAGCCCGACGAAAAAGCAGAGGCATAATTCGTTTACAATTACACAGCTTTAACTAGTCGATAAGTTTTATACTCTTAATaagcatatttaatttttctataatgCGTGTCAGTTAAGAAAAGTTTCATAAATGGTGGAAAgtacataagtatatattataaatataaataaataataaatatgagacaacatcacatacattactctgatcccaatgtaagtagctgaagcacttgtgttatggaaatcagaagtaatgacggtaccacatacacccagacccaagacaacatagaaaactaatggtaatctacattgactcggccgggaatcgaacccgggacctcagagaggcgtacccatgaaaactggtgtacacaccactcgaccatggaggtcgtcaaataaggaccatggaggtcgttaaatatattgttagtaCAGATAGCAAAATAGTTAAGGTTGATGTATTCGTTTAGCGTTTAAATTGTGTTGAATAAATggatatcaattatatttataatttaattaaaattaatttgaatttgtttagGAATTGTTAAATAAGGTTAtgcaagtaaataataataatttattattataatattgtctcTCTTTGATtgtgtgtaatatatttgtaattattttttatggtaattattttttcttgtgaATCTTTCCTTACTAGAATCACTTTAAAAATTTCACGCAAAAATCGTGCGAGTAACCTCTTGCGCTTAACACTAAAGTTCAAACTGTTAGTTTTTTTCTATATGAAGATGTAACTAGGATTAGAAAAGTATGAGAACGGGATGCCACCATTTATAAATCTTTCCTTTATTGGCACAGAGAATAATGTATACTTGTTTCTACCCATTCATATTTAACGCGTACCTTTAAAGTTCttaaaaaacagtaaatatttataaattctgtacttttttatttgtataatctgTATGTCTTGCTAAAAATACAAATGAGTTGCAAATAACTGTaaagtcaaacaaaaaaattttttttcacaTGTAATTCTGATGATAATAAgctgggatggcccagtggatagaacgcgtgcatcttcacggatgatttcgggttcaaacccaggcaagcaccactatatatgtgcttaatttgtgcttataattcatctcgtgcttggcggtgatggaaaacatcgtgaggaaacttgcatgtgtctaaattcatcgaaattatgctaCATAtgcatcccaccaacccgcattggaataacgtggtggaatatgttccaaaccctctctttaatgggagaggatgccttagcccagcagtgggtaatttacaggctctgTTACTTTACACGTAATTCGCCTTAGACACTGTCATCTACGTAGCCAGGTAAAGATAAGAGGAGAGAAAGTCTAGTTCTCGGAAACCAGAACATTAAATTcactatttcatatattttttattataacttttaatcGATTTTGTATTTCATCTGTCTAATAatcattctataaaaatatttctcgaCATATGGAtctgtaaagaaatatattcttatatctaAGTACATAGAAATGTATTGCATTTTAGAGACAATATAAATGcttgttgtataatttaaaaaaaaaaaacattcatattaATCTATCAATTTATAGTTAGCTCACCCTAGAAAATTCCTGGCTATGTTAACGGTCAGCATAAGAAACTGTAAtgatttaatatcttatttataatcataaataagcctcagttataaaaatatgattgaaaCAAAGGTAGAAAAACAAGTGTGGTAACCATTATTTTGTAACACCTTGCGGATAATTTACAACTCTAGTTAATTTTCTAAACAAGTGATGCTTCGCAACgctttaaacataaaatgtacattatgtattttatattatataatagctgTCATGTtggttattattaaatgaagtcTGCATGTTAtctgaatttttattttgtcctATTTATAAAAGGCTAATCGCTAATCTCACGACGGCGATTTTTTCTTGCCAGAAATTGTCCCTTTTTTTAAGGCTACAAAACCtacaaaaaagtaaagaaaatgtCCCGTAatctatttttcatatattcaaatatactatCCAGTCTCCTcttgttataaatttgaattgaatgaCTTGAATTATCTTAGTATGACTTACGAGAATCATATAGGTAAGagattaatactaatattatcattaataatgataatttgctTTAGCAGTCCAGCATTCATGTGTTCATGAAGTAAAGTTGTTCTTCGACTAATTCAATGATCATAATCCGAAGGAGACCATCCGAAGCTGCTTTTTAATAGCACGACTTTTTCCCTTGATGTCGTAAAGTACCCATAAAATACGTGAGGCGGTTAGGGTATTCGAGCCAAACTTTAAATCTCACGCGAGGGAGATTGAGTGAGTAGGTTCGGCaaattttacgtaatattatttattttgatatattttgttacgagagtaaccttagccttcaatacggtgttatgacatttaattctatatgataatttacatctcattattattgcatattatgaatatagcaggggctattgaatttactttattttatacaattattattgttattaattgatcaataatttgttaaactgtaattaatattattttatatggcatagcatttaatactggcacgtaactttcttattttaaatatgattgagctgtcaatagaaaacaattggactatagcgtggggtATTCTagcaaaagatagagacattgaagcatcattgtaaaacgataatattattttggccatcccgaattaatggaattacaatttatttaatattatttatttaattattattgttgataatCTTACTTAAAATTACATGGACATGTTAGCTAGCAATCACTTTTTATGATCATACATAAGTCCCCATGGATTGAATTAGAATTAATGTAAGAAGTTGCTTGAAAAAACACCGCCGATTTGTTCAAGCagtttcttaaattaattttcattaaattcctTCAAACCTTCTTCCTTCCTCAAAACCTTCTTCTATGACGaaggaattaataattttccaaatttaaaaataaagtgaatGGTGAAAGTTTTCAAAGGTTCAAGATTTACAATCAAATAAGACATATACagcttaaatttattaatttttaaaatatatacaaaactatTCTATATTCAACAATGAACATCTATAATTTCATGAGGAAACCACTGTGAAGATTCAAGCGCATCCCATAGCGACAGTTCAGGGTCTAGGAAATCTTGGTTCATCTGATCTACGTCGATTATCTTTTTATGatctgaaaacaaaaaaaaacattaaaattacgtTATACAATGACAAATAcagaaaaatatgtataacgTCATAGCATTATTAATGTTAGTGACCTATTGTAGGCATCTATTCGAAGTTTTCGGTCAAAGGGAGATAGTTCAAAAGCCTTAAcgtaattattatcttatttatggAATTACGTCCATTACGTCACCCTTGATGAgttaaaacatactttttttttcaacagtCTTCTTGAAACACAGCCTGGTGAATGACGCATGGACAGACTGCGCAGTCTTAGTAATAGGATCCTGTTTTTACCCTTTggttacggaaccctaaaaatagcTATGATAAAGCCATTTAGTTTAAGTGTGCATCTCGTCACTAAACAGCTTAATGAAGCCGAAAATGAAGCAGAAATCTTAATTATGCATTACTTAAATGCTAATTGATTGTGTatgaatttataacaatatataatgtttaaattatactttgaaTACTAACCAACGAGTGCCAAATCATCATTTTGTGCTTTGAGGGCCGCTGCTTGGGTTGTGTCAACTACGGGTGTCGTCTGCACAGCTGCGCTCTGGTCGCCTTGCCCATAGTAGCCCGACCATGCTGAGTAATTTTGCCAATAGGCTGATGGATCATAGTAATGATTGTACtcctataattataattgcatgttagtttaattttgtatgagTGCTTAACTAAACAAGCATTAAAAACAACTTGTATACTAAATTTCTACAATGCACAAcagtaatgttaatttaaattaaaatgcattttcatTAGCCATTATATAGCAAATAATCTATATAACAGTTGGtgtaatacaaaaacatttctttaattactttttaaattatagttttagaaaaatatcaattatattttgtagatatttttcTAAGACACATTGAGTTGAAACctgttaatgttttaataatgcaCTAAAACTATAcctaatacattaattaatcatCAGAAGGTTGAGATGATCTGCATTTACAACTTGTACACATTAAGAGGCTTAACATTAATGtattcataattatgtataataacatatatatcatTACTTTACATGAATACTATATACTTAGTTAGTATAAATATCAAGGAATCATACCGTCCCACTGCTATATGTAGCAGTAGTAGTCACAGGAGTAGTTGGCATTTGTGTGGTAGTTGCACCTTTTGGCTTCGGCACTGCTGTGCATATTTTAAGTGGTTTAGTTCCTAGACCTGTATATCCGTTCATTGCATAGAGAGCATTACGTTGTTCATCCTCATTGCCAAATCTGACAAATCCATACCCTTTTGTATATCCCGAATTATCTAGTATtactggaaaaaaataaaaggtatttacattttattatttaatatcacatACTTAACATACATAATCATACTAAAAGCTATTTCCTTGTTTATTTTAGCAAATGAACCACCTG includes:
- the LOC124537275 gene encoding tRNA selenocysteine 1-associated protein 1 — protein: MAMQCQLWMGSLEPNMTESFIMAAFHRMGQRPLAVKVMRNKFSGEPAGYAFVHFQTDEGAMDAMHKLNGKPIPGTFPVVRFRLNTASREARANMQQEREFSVWVGDLSPDVDDYSLYRVFAAKYSSIKTAKVILDNSGYTKGYGFVRFGNEDEQRNALYAMNGYTGLGTKPLKICTAVPKPKGATTTQMPTTPVTTTATYSSGTEYNHYYDPSAYWQNYSAWSGYYGQGDQSAAVQTTPVVDTTQAAALKAQNDDLALVDHKKIIDVDQMNQDFLDPELSLWDALESSQWFPHEIIDVHC
- the LOC124537408 gene encoding transcription factor TFIIIB component B'', with translation MSTRRARIKAVTSLPPRRKNNETADSKNKPPPTKEITEKVARSPRTPKVNTTLNQEQNVTPYVKSTSDSQIISGKTTPIKVVKTPRARERTPLLTDTNESPRKESSSTLPTDKSLPNANLHVKSNLDNVFASPLRRDSPKRTFASPIVPSPKINKSVDLSKTTTPQKNIPTPVAQKITENNELQIADSVVSNINHNRSKKKHGGQDNSPSIEENLNEEAMDGIVPLQPANTIHKPIDLLKNEIISENAEVLFDPIVPLPSPSKVRPKLRPAPRLGPYRRNSVQGSASESEDESRRNLLASSTSRQRHDSHTSHSTHQSLSNRDVSRVRNDSVCSSVSQVATQPAPPGSPLKEKQNNKAKRQETSRRMTTMRRRRENVKRDALTMYDLIFYNPTSNPIVPDEDEINIKEANVKEEMERTKKTETVEPEPQKDQAAPVPQIKLGPKGEIILDEESLVINQTNSGRAVSSVVHEGAWGSSNGYKYKRGPRTAEWSAAETVRFYRALAAIGTDFTLMAPLFPDRTRKELKLKFKKEEKLNGAQVDKALRAKVPWDVMKLKDEFREERVAAVARAERERERVLAGKRAERQRVRAARELRVRQSKGAKALESTMLPGITGRHNHAITAEDIIERAKCTPLKRKSNAPDTDETPSKLNLATLTPLSKANKTIPTENENMATISKLNTPNLQVKTPEIINGVPQLIPSNIENGSLVVLTVNDPTSSAKKMFQTYIAHGSGQLTPIALPSTLLNSVVGYMAKNTSLSSPQILSPSSVASHDSRTSNTPSGITVLPSPTKKQRHNSFTITQL